A part of Rhodamnia argentea isolate NSW1041297 chromosome 8, ASM2092103v1, whole genome shotgun sequence genomic DNA contains:
- the LOC115735344 gene encoding NAC domain-containing protein 90-like translates to MMEDHPTGFRFYPTEEELISFYLHNQLQGLLQDRLRRIIPVLDIYATEPWNLPELSGELCREDKEQWFFFAPMQEREARGGRPSRSTAVGYWKATGSPSYVYSSDNKVIGMKKSMVFYEGKAPTGTKTKWKLNEYRAVEIISPPNSNSASSSMPKIRLRHEFALCRVYIVSGTSRAFDRRPLELEAGETIPGGHGGSTGSGSASSSRPVVENNAGISIDVETTSTKIEEPIWDWEELNLF, encoded by the exons ATGATGGAGGATCATCCGACAGGCTTCAGGTTCTATCCAACTGAGGAAGAGCTCATCTCTTTCTATTTGCACAACCAGCTCCAGGGCTTGCTACAAGACCGGCTCCGCCGCATCATTCCGGTCCTCGACATTTACGCCACTGAGCCGTGGAACCTCCCAG AGCTTTCCGGAGAGCTGTGCCGAGAAGACAAAGAGCAGTGGTTCTTCTTCGCTCCGATGCAGGAGAGAGAAGCCAGAGGAGGGAGACCGAGCAGAAGCACGGCGGTGGGTTACTGGAAAGCGACCGGATCACCCAGTTATGTCTACTCTTCGGACAACAAAGTGATTGGGATGAAGAAGTCCATGGTCTTCTACGAGGGAAAAGCTCCAACAGGAACAAAAACCAAATGGAAATTGAACGAGTACAGAGCCGTAGAAATAATCTCACCTCCCAATTCCAATTCTGCAAGTTCTAGCATGCCCAAGATTAGG TTGAGGCATGAATTTGCGCTGTGCCGAGTATACATTGTGTCCGGGACCTCTCGAGCATTTGATCGTCGGCCACTGGAGTTGGAGGCTGGAGAAACAATACCAGGTGGACATGGTGGCAGCACTGGCAGCGGATCGGCATCCTCATCAAGGCCAGTGGTAGAAAATAATGCTGGAATTTCAATCGACGTGGAGACGACAAGTACGAAAATAGAAGAACCTATTTGGGATTGGGAGGAACTCAATTTGTTTTAG